Proteins co-encoded in one Oncorhynchus tshawytscha isolate Ot180627B linkage group LG34, Otsh_v2.0, whole genome shotgun sequence genomic window:
- the LOC112231720 gene encoding uncharacterized protein LOC112231720 isoform X3: MAETVLSLFDYREPPTLDSDGEGTKPAPTPRGRGCGRKRKGTPVKVCDRVFVTEDEEDSSEHSYCPGDGKEAAENKRPTLDGPCYINDPAQICSGSLELGEEGSSGGRGAAVMYPPPPNCRIREVHCGSQVRLVVIAIRDITKGEEITVDYSLTEWGDNTMGFRGTVSPGRYECLSDPENSSIKKEEESVPPSLSAQDYLTPSWPLSPSSSPLSHSNASDSDPQNEGGEDGSQRRTPRRRKRRRTTTPSKKRTTPHRTSPGRPPLSTSYRPLTFSPPPPSSSTSSRPSLFKSPAPLGPNTTANISINIARGVGMGVPPQKLSCAYCGRHFRSLGRHLDKHHPNQPEIRAALIERFMPHLAAAHAAHHAQSEQQPRSSSAASGAEQNSHKPPQGGAAAAALSLSPQRPSATTAQSPSSAVGRNSSPLVLTPPRGRSAVAVSVLKRSPPPVAVTPPRKVGLRKVKKEKEEEEEENDLVEVAVARPKEEAEAACPHVFQQTPKEVERLPNEEEEEESGMMEDESGAEEKEKELLSSGRLHMLPLLSSLSSLVLYLRRLQHSAFLSLSRQLQSAEAWRLLCHSSLALLILYNRRRECEVSKLVIAEYRARVTPQCPVPVPPGAPPALTPLEASLSPFERLVLPHLPRVGVQGKRGRVQPLILPPHCEPCLELLLQTRQDVGVDPQNPYVFARPYHSPATPLRGTDLLRSLARSSGTRNPRALTQTRVRRQVAILTQLLLLGEGEEPGQPGGNAIERLEHFLEREYHVTQSCGGIGQDPGLMGRVGRVVLCGERDGVLFRGMSLHHICLELDVMSGNSADSYSDGDSDGEGGKEKGEVAPPSLLMVRKGRTNGRTPRARKLKVTPSSALPLSPSLPGRRRGSGKRGVLKRPWSDAERAAVEEHLTSNIAELRVPAKADCERCLQSCPLLVTNRRDWRAIKFYCHNRIQLLKKNQRREDDGTPIMVC; encoded by the exons ATGGCGGAGACCGTACTCTCGCTCTTCGACTACCGGGAGCCACCGACACTGGACAGCGACGGAGAGGGAACCAAACCGGCGCCGACGCCTAGGGG ACGCGGTTGTGGGAGGAAAAGGAAGGGAACGCCGGTGAAAGTGTGCGACCGAGTCTTTGTcacagaggatgaggaggacagCTCCGAACACAGCTACTGTCCAG GTGATGGTAAGGAGGCTGCAGAGAACAAACGACCAACACTGGATGGACCATGTTACATCAATGACCCTGCTCAGATCTG CAGTGGGTCTTTAGAGCTGGGTGAGGAGGGATCCAGCGGGGGCAGGGGGGCGGCGGTGATGTACCCCCCTCCTCCAAACTGCCGCATCCGCGAGGTACACTGTGGGAGCCAGGTGCGTCTGGTCGTCATAGCGATCCGAGACATCACCAAAGGAGAGGAGATCACCGTTGACTACAGCCTGACCGAGTGGGGAGACAACACTATG GGTTTCCGTGGTACTGTGTCTCCAGGGAGATATGAGTGTCTCTCCGACCCCGAGAACAGCAGTATCAAAAAG GAGGAAGAGTccgtgcccccctctctctcagcccaggACTACCTCACCCCTTCCTGgcccctttccccctcttcctcccccctctcccactccaaTGCCAGCGACTCAGATCCCCAGAATGAGGGGGGCGAGGACGGGAGTCAGAGACGCACACCTCGCCGCCGCAAACGCCGCCGGACCACCACCCCCTCCAAAAAGAGGACCACCCCTCACCGGACGTCCCCGGGCcgccctcccctctccacttcaTACCGCCCCCTCaccttctccccccctcctccctcctcctccacctcttctcgcCCTTCTCTGTTCAAATCCCCTGCTCCATTGGGGCCCAACACGACAGCGAACATCAGTATTAACATCGCCAGGGGGGTTGGCATGGGCGTGCCCCCCCAGAAGCTGAGCTGCGCTTACTGCGGGCGCCACTTCCGCTCACTGGGGCGCCACCTGGACAAGCACCACCCCAACCAGCCCGAGATCCGCGCCGCGCTTATCGAGCGCTTTATGCCCCACCTGGCGGCCGCACACGCCGCACACCATGCTCAGTCCGAGCAGCAACCTCGGTCATCATCGGCGGCGTCAGGAGCGGAGCAAAATTCCCACAAGCCACCACAGGGGGGCGCCGCAGCCGCCgcgctctccctgtctcctcaaCGTCCCTCCGCCACCACCGCCCAGTCCCCTTCCTCTGCCGTCGGGAGAAACTCCTCCCCCCTGGTGTTGACTCCGCCCCGAGGACGCAGTGCCGTGGCCGTGTCCGTTCTGAAGAGAAGCCCGCCTCCGGTGGCTGTGACCCCGCCCAGAAAGGTGGGACTGCGCAAAGTGAAGaaggaaaaagaggaggaggaagaggagaacgaCCTGGTGGAAGTGGCGGTGGCGAGGCCCAAAGAAGAGGCAGAGGCGGCTTGTCCCCACGTCTTTCAGCAGACGCCCAAAGAGGTGGAGCGGCTGCCTaatgaagaagaagaggaggagagcggaATGATGGAAGATGAGAGTGGAGccgaggagaaggagaaggagttgTTGAG tTCGGGCCGTCTCCACATgctgcccctcctctcctccctgtcttcccTGGTTCTCTACCTCCGCAGGCTCCAGCACTCTGCCTTCCTCTCCCTGTCCCGCCAGCTCCAATCCGCCGAGGCCTGGCGCCTCCTGTGCCACTCCTCCCTCGCCCTGCTCATCCTCTACAACCGTCGCCGCGAGTGCGAGGTCTCCAAACTGGTCATAGCCGAATACCGCGCCCGTGTCACCCCCCAGTGCCCCGTGCCGGTGCCCCCCGGCGCCCCGCCCGCCCTCACACCCCTGGAGGCATCGCTTTCGCCCTTTGAGCGTCTCGTGCTTCCCCATTTGCCTCGAGTAGGTGTCCAGGGCAAACGAGGAAGAGTCCAGCCTCTTATCCTGCCACCGCACTGCGAGCCGTGTCTGGAACTCCTCCTCCAGACCAGGCAAGACGTCGGCGTCGATCCCCAGAACCCGTACGTTTTCGCCCGGCCATACCACTCTCCAGCCACCCCCCTCCGGGGCACCGACCTCCTCCGGAGTCTGGCCCGCTCCAGCGGCACCCGGAACCCCCGCGCCCTCACCCAGACGCGCGTCCGGCGCCAGGTCGCCATCTTGACACAGCTGCTATTGCTCGGCGAGGGGGAGGAGCCAGGACAGCCGGGCGGGAACGCCATAGAGCGTCTGGAACACTTCCTGGAGCGCGAGTACCACGTGACGCAGAGCTGCGGCGGGATTGGCCAGGACCCGGGGCTGATGGGTAGAGTGGGGCGCGTGGTGCTCTGCGGGGAGAGAGACGGCGTGCTGTTCCGGGGGATGAGCCTCCACCACATCTGTCTGGAGCTTGACG TGATGTCAGGCAACTCTGCCGACTCGTACTCGGACGGCGACTCTGACGGCgaaggggggaaggagaagggCGAGGTGGCCCCTCCCAGCCTGCTGATGGTGAGGAAGGGCAGGACCAACGGCAGGACACCGCGTGCCAGGAAACTCAAGGTCACGCCCTCCTCCGCAttgcccctctccccctcactccccgGCCGCAGGAGAGGCTCAG GCAAACGCGGCGTCCTCAAGCGCCCGTGGTCAGACGCGGAGCGCGCTGCCGTGGAGGAGCACCTGACCTCCAACATCGCCGAGCTGCGCGTGCCCGCCAAGGCCGACTGCGAGCGCTGCCTTCAGAGCTGCCCTCTGCTGGTCACCAACCGGCGAGACTGGCGGGCCATCAAATTCTACTGTCACAACCGCATCCAGCTGCTCAAGAAGAACCAGCGGCGCGAGGACGACGGGACGCCAATCATGGTGTGCTGA
- the LOC112231720 gene encoding uncharacterized protein LOC112231720 isoform X1, which produces MAETVLSLFDYREPPTLDSDGEGTKPAPTPRGRGCGRKRKGTPVKVCDRVFVTEDEEDSSEHSYCPGDGKEAAENKRPTLDGPCYINDPAQICSGSLELGEEGSSGGRGAAVMYPPPPNCRIREVHCGSQVRLVVIAIRDITKGEEITVDYSLTEWGDNTMGFRGTVSPGRYECLSDPENSSIKKEEESVPPSLSAQDYLTPSWPLSPSSSPLSHSNASDSDPQNEGGEDGSQRRTPRRRKRRRTTTPSKKRTTPHRTSPGRPPLSTSYRPLTFSPPPPSSSTSSRPSLFKSPAPLGPNTTANISINIARGVGMGVPPQKLSCAYCGRHFRSLGRHLDKHHPNQPEIRAALIERFMPHLAAAHAAHHAQSEQQPRSSSAASGAEQNSHKPPQGGAAAAALSLSPQRPSATTAQSPSSAVGRNSSPLVLTPPRGRSAVAVSVLKRSPPPVAVTPPRKVGLRKVKKEKEEEEEENDLVEVAVARPKEEAEAACPHVFQQTPKEVERLPNEEEEEESGMMEDESGAEEKEKELLSSGRLHMLPLLSSLSSLVLYLRRLQHSAFLSLSRQLQSAEAWRLLCHSSLALLILYNRRRECEVSKLVIAEYRARVTPQCPVPVPPGAPPALTPLEASLSPFERLVLPHLPRVGVQGKRGRVQPLILPPHCEPCLELLLQTRQDVGVDPQNPYVFARPYHSPATPLRGTDLLRSLARSSGTRNPRALTQTRVRRQVAILTQLLLLGEGEEPGQPGGNAIERLEHFLEREYHVTQSCGGIGQDPGLMGRVGRVVLCGERDGVLFRGMSLHHICLELDVMSGNSADSYSDGDSDGEGGKEKGEVAPPSLLMVRKGRTNGRTPRARKLKVTPSSALPLSPSLPGRRRGSGGPKSGKRGVLKRPWSDAERAAVEEHLTSNIAELRVPAKADCERCLQSCPLLVTNRRDWRAIKFYCHNRIQLLKKNQRREDDGTPIMVC; this is translated from the exons ATGGCGGAGACCGTACTCTCGCTCTTCGACTACCGGGAGCCACCGACACTGGACAGCGACGGAGAGGGAACCAAACCGGCGCCGACGCCTAGGGG ACGCGGTTGTGGGAGGAAAAGGAAGGGAACGCCGGTGAAAGTGTGCGACCGAGTCTTTGTcacagaggatgaggaggacagCTCCGAACACAGCTACTGTCCAG GTGATGGTAAGGAGGCTGCAGAGAACAAACGACCAACACTGGATGGACCATGTTACATCAATGACCCTGCTCAGATCTG CAGTGGGTCTTTAGAGCTGGGTGAGGAGGGATCCAGCGGGGGCAGGGGGGCGGCGGTGATGTACCCCCCTCCTCCAAACTGCCGCATCCGCGAGGTACACTGTGGGAGCCAGGTGCGTCTGGTCGTCATAGCGATCCGAGACATCACCAAAGGAGAGGAGATCACCGTTGACTACAGCCTGACCGAGTGGGGAGACAACACTATG GGTTTCCGTGGTACTGTGTCTCCAGGGAGATATGAGTGTCTCTCCGACCCCGAGAACAGCAGTATCAAAAAG GAGGAAGAGTccgtgcccccctctctctcagcccaggACTACCTCACCCCTTCCTGgcccctttccccctcttcctcccccctctcccactccaaTGCCAGCGACTCAGATCCCCAGAATGAGGGGGGCGAGGACGGGAGTCAGAGACGCACACCTCGCCGCCGCAAACGCCGCCGGACCACCACCCCCTCCAAAAAGAGGACCACCCCTCACCGGACGTCCCCGGGCcgccctcccctctccacttcaTACCGCCCCCTCaccttctccccccctcctccctcctcctccacctcttctcgcCCTTCTCTGTTCAAATCCCCTGCTCCATTGGGGCCCAACACGACAGCGAACATCAGTATTAACATCGCCAGGGGGGTTGGCATGGGCGTGCCCCCCCAGAAGCTGAGCTGCGCTTACTGCGGGCGCCACTTCCGCTCACTGGGGCGCCACCTGGACAAGCACCACCCCAACCAGCCCGAGATCCGCGCCGCGCTTATCGAGCGCTTTATGCCCCACCTGGCGGCCGCACACGCCGCACACCATGCTCAGTCCGAGCAGCAACCTCGGTCATCATCGGCGGCGTCAGGAGCGGAGCAAAATTCCCACAAGCCACCACAGGGGGGCGCCGCAGCCGCCgcgctctccctgtctcctcaaCGTCCCTCCGCCACCACCGCCCAGTCCCCTTCCTCTGCCGTCGGGAGAAACTCCTCCCCCCTGGTGTTGACTCCGCCCCGAGGACGCAGTGCCGTGGCCGTGTCCGTTCTGAAGAGAAGCCCGCCTCCGGTGGCTGTGACCCCGCCCAGAAAGGTGGGACTGCGCAAAGTGAAGaaggaaaaagaggaggaggaagaggagaacgaCCTGGTGGAAGTGGCGGTGGCGAGGCCCAAAGAAGAGGCAGAGGCGGCTTGTCCCCACGTCTTTCAGCAGACGCCCAAAGAGGTGGAGCGGCTGCCTaatgaagaagaagaggaggagagcggaATGATGGAAGATGAGAGTGGAGccgaggagaaggagaaggagttgTTGAG tTCGGGCCGTCTCCACATgctgcccctcctctcctccctgtcttcccTGGTTCTCTACCTCCGCAGGCTCCAGCACTCTGCCTTCCTCTCCCTGTCCCGCCAGCTCCAATCCGCCGAGGCCTGGCGCCTCCTGTGCCACTCCTCCCTCGCCCTGCTCATCCTCTACAACCGTCGCCGCGAGTGCGAGGTCTCCAAACTGGTCATAGCCGAATACCGCGCCCGTGTCACCCCCCAGTGCCCCGTGCCGGTGCCCCCCGGCGCCCCGCCCGCCCTCACACCCCTGGAGGCATCGCTTTCGCCCTTTGAGCGTCTCGTGCTTCCCCATTTGCCTCGAGTAGGTGTCCAGGGCAAACGAGGAAGAGTCCAGCCTCTTATCCTGCCACCGCACTGCGAGCCGTGTCTGGAACTCCTCCTCCAGACCAGGCAAGACGTCGGCGTCGATCCCCAGAACCCGTACGTTTTCGCCCGGCCATACCACTCTCCAGCCACCCCCCTCCGGGGCACCGACCTCCTCCGGAGTCTGGCCCGCTCCAGCGGCACCCGGAACCCCCGCGCCCTCACCCAGACGCGCGTCCGGCGCCAGGTCGCCATCTTGACACAGCTGCTATTGCTCGGCGAGGGGGAGGAGCCAGGACAGCCGGGCGGGAACGCCATAGAGCGTCTGGAACACTTCCTGGAGCGCGAGTACCACGTGACGCAGAGCTGCGGCGGGATTGGCCAGGACCCGGGGCTGATGGGTAGAGTGGGGCGCGTGGTGCTCTGCGGGGAGAGAGACGGCGTGCTGTTCCGGGGGATGAGCCTCCACCACATCTGTCTGGAGCTTGACG TGATGTCAGGCAACTCTGCCGACTCGTACTCGGACGGCGACTCTGACGGCgaaggggggaaggagaagggCGAGGTGGCCCCTCCCAGCCTGCTGATGGTGAGGAAGGGCAGGACCAACGGCAGGACACCGCGTGCCAGGAAACTCAAGGTCACGCCCTCCTCCGCAttgcccctctccccctcactccccgGCCGCAGGAGAGGCTCAGGTGGGCCcaaatcag GCAAACGCGGCGTCCTCAAGCGCCCGTGGTCAGACGCGGAGCGCGCTGCCGTGGAGGAGCACCTGACCTCCAACATCGCCGAGCTGCGCGTGCCCGCCAAGGCCGACTGCGAGCGCTGCCTTCAGAGCTGCCCTCTGCTGGTCACCAACCGGCGAGACTGGCGGGCCATCAAATTCTACTGTCACAACCGCATCCAGCTGCTCAAGAAGAACCAGCGGCGCGAGGACGACGGGACGCCAATCATGGTGTGCTGA
- the LOC112231720 gene encoding uncharacterized protein LOC112231720 isoform X2, whose translation MAETVLSLFDYREPPTLDSDGEGTKPAPTPRGRGCGRKRKGTPVKVCDRVFVTEDEEDSSEHSYCPGDGKEAAENKRPTLDGPCYINDPAQICGSLELGEEGSSGGRGAAVMYPPPPNCRIREVHCGSQVRLVVIAIRDITKGEEITVDYSLTEWGDNTMGFRGTVSPGRYECLSDPENSSIKKEEESVPPSLSAQDYLTPSWPLSPSSSPLSHSNASDSDPQNEGGEDGSQRRTPRRRKRRRTTTPSKKRTTPHRTSPGRPPLSTSYRPLTFSPPPPSSSTSSRPSLFKSPAPLGPNTTANISINIARGVGMGVPPQKLSCAYCGRHFRSLGRHLDKHHPNQPEIRAALIERFMPHLAAAHAAHHAQSEQQPRSSSAASGAEQNSHKPPQGGAAAAALSLSPQRPSATTAQSPSSAVGRNSSPLVLTPPRGRSAVAVSVLKRSPPPVAVTPPRKVGLRKVKKEKEEEEEENDLVEVAVARPKEEAEAACPHVFQQTPKEVERLPNEEEEEESGMMEDESGAEEKEKELLSSGRLHMLPLLSSLSSLVLYLRRLQHSAFLSLSRQLQSAEAWRLLCHSSLALLILYNRRRECEVSKLVIAEYRARVTPQCPVPVPPGAPPALTPLEASLSPFERLVLPHLPRVGVQGKRGRVQPLILPPHCEPCLELLLQTRQDVGVDPQNPYVFARPYHSPATPLRGTDLLRSLARSSGTRNPRALTQTRVRRQVAILTQLLLLGEGEEPGQPGGNAIERLEHFLEREYHVTQSCGGIGQDPGLMGRVGRVVLCGERDGVLFRGMSLHHICLELDVMSGNSADSYSDGDSDGEGGKEKGEVAPPSLLMVRKGRTNGRTPRARKLKVTPSSALPLSPSLPGRRRGSGGPKSGKRGVLKRPWSDAERAAVEEHLTSNIAELRVPAKADCERCLQSCPLLVTNRRDWRAIKFYCHNRIQLLKKNQRREDDGTPIMVC comes from the exons ATGGCGGAGACCGTACTCTCGCTCTTCGACTACCGGGAGCCACCGACACTGGACAGCGACGGAGAGGGAACCAAACCGGCGCCGACGCCTAGGGG ACGCGGTTGTGGGAGGAAAAGGAAGGGAACGCCGGTGAAAGTGTGCGACCGAGTCTTTGTcacagaggatgaggaggacagCTCCGAACACAGCTACTGTCCAG GTGATGGTAAGGAGGCTGCAGAGAACAAACGACCAACACTGGATGGACCATGTTACATCAATGACCCTGCTCAGATCTG TGGGTCTTTAGAGCTGGGTGAGGAGGGATCCAGCGGGGGCAGGGGGGCGGCGGTGATGTACCCCCCTCCTCCAAACTGCCGCATCCGCGAGGTACACTGTGGGAGCCAGGTGCGTCTGGTCGTCATAGCGATCCGAGACATCACCAAAGGAGAGGAGATCACCGTTGACTACAGCCTGACCGAGTGGGGAGACAACACTATG GGTTTCCGTGGTACTGTGTCTCCAGGGAGATATGAGTGTCTCTCCGACCCCGAGAACAGCAGTATCAAAAAG GAGGAAGAGTccgtgcccccctctctctcagcccaggACTACCTCACCCCTTCCTGgcccctttccccctcttcctcccccctctcccactccaaTGCCAGCGACTCAGATCCCCAGAATGAGGGGGGCGAGGACGGGAGTCAGAGACGCACACCTCGCCGCCGCAAACGCCGCCGGACCACCACCCCCTCCAAAAAGAGGACCACCCCTCACCGGACGTCCCCGGGCcgccctcccctctccacttcaTACCGCCCCCTCaccttctccccccctcctccctcctcctccacctcttctcgcCCTTCTCTGTTCAAATCCCCTGCTCCATTGGGGCCCAACACGACAGCGAACATCAGTATTAACATCGCCAGGGGGGTTGGCATGGGCGTGCCCCCCCAGAAGCTGAGCTGCGCTTACTGCGGGCGCCACTTCCGCTCACTGGGGCGCCACCTGGACAAGCACCACCCCAACCAGCCCGAGATCCGCGCCGCGCTTATCGAGCGCTTTATGCCCCACCTGGCGGCCGCACACGCCGCACACCATGCTCAGTCCGAGCAGCAACCTCGGTCATCATCGGCGGCGTCAGGAGCGGAGCAAAATTCCCACAAGCCACCACAGGGGGGCGCCGCAGCCGCCgcgctctccctgtctcctcaaCGTCCCTCCGCCACCACCGCCCAGTCCCCTTCCTCTGCCGTCGGGAGAAACTCCTCCCCCCTGGTGTTGACTCCGCCCCGAGGACGCAGTGCCGTGGCCGTGTCCGTTCTGAAGAGAAGCCCGCCTCCGGTGGCTGTGACCCCGCCCAGAAAGGTGGGACTGCGCAAAGTGAAGaaggaaaaagaggaggaggaagaggagaacgaCCTGGTGGAAGTGGCGGTGGCGAGGCCCAAAGAAGAGGCAGAGGCGGCTTGTCCCCACGTCTTTCAGCAGACGCCCAAAGAGGTGGAGCGGCTGCCTaatgaagaagaagaggaggagagcggaATGATGGAAGATGAGAGTGGAGccgaggagaaggagaaggagttgTTGAG tTCGGGCCGTCTCCACATgctgcccctcctctcctccctgtcttcccTGGTTCTCTACCTCCGCAGGCTCCAGCACTCTGCCTTCCTCTCCCTGTCCCGCCAGCTCCAATCCGCCGAGGCCTGGCGCCTCCTGTGCCACTCCTCCCTCGCCCTGCTCATCCTCTACAACCGTCGCCGCGAGTGCGAGGTCTCCAAACTGGTCATAGCCGAATACCGCGCCCGTGTCACCCCCCAGTGCCCCGTGCCGGTGCCCCCCGGCGCCCCGCCCGCCCTCACACCCCTGGAGGCATCGCTTTCGCCCTTTGAGCGTCTCGTGCTTCCCCATTTGCCTCGAGTAGGTGTCCAGGGCAAACGAGGAAGAGTCCAGCCTCTTATCCTGCCACCGCACTGCGAGCCGTGTCTGGAACTCCTCCTCCAGACCAGGCAAGACGTCGGCGTCGATCCCCAGAACCCGTACGTTTTCGCCCGGCCATACCACTCTCCAGCCACCCCCCTCCGGGGCACCGACCTCCTCCGGAGTCTGGCCCGCTCCAGCGGCACCCGGAACCCCCGCGCCCTCACCCAGACGCGCGTCCGGCGCCAGGTCGCCATCTTGACACAGCTGCTATTGCTCGGCGAGGGGGAGGAGCCAGGACAGCCGGGCGGGAACGCCATAGAGCGTCTGGAACACTTCCTGGAGCGCGAGTACCACGTGACGCAGAGCTGCGGCGGGATTGGCCAGGACCCGGGGCTGATGGGTAGAGTGGGGCGCGTGGTGCTCTGCGGGGAGAGAGACGGCGTGCTGTTCCGGGGGATGAGCCTCCACCACATCTGTCTGGAGCTTGACG TGATGTCAGGCAACTCTGCCGACTCGTACTCGGACGGCGACTCTGACGGCgaaggggggaaggagaagggCGAGGTGGCCCCTCCCAGCCTGCTGATGGTGAGGAAGGGCAGGACCAACGGCAGGACACCGCGTGCCAGGAAACTCAAGGTCACGCCCTCCTCCGCAttgcccctctccccctcactccccgGCCGCAGGAGAGGCTCAGGTGGGCCcaaatcag GCAAACGCGGCGTCCTCAAGCGCCCGTGGTCAGACGCGGAGCGCGCTGCCGTGGAGGAGCACCTGACCTCCAACATCGCCGAGCTGCGCGTGCCCGCCAAGGCCGACTGCGAGCGCTGCCTTCAGAGCTGCCCTCTGCTGGTCACCAACCGGCGAGACTGGCGGGCCATCAAATTCTACTGTCACAACCGCATCCAGCTGCTCAAGAAGAACCAGCGGCGCGAGGACGACGGGACGCCAATCATGGTGTGCTGA